One window of the Serinus canaria isolate serCan28SL12 chromosome 9, serCan2020, whole genome shotgun sequence genome contains the following:
- the TSC22D2 gene encoding TSC22 domain family protein 2 isoform X4 translates to MSKMPAKKKSCFQITSVTTAQVASSITEDTESLDDPDESRTEDVSSEIFDVSRATDYGPEDVCERSSSEETLNNVGEAETPSSVSPNLLLDGQLAVAASGVPAGPNGGAVPKSSAVPLPAVAPGTAVGGGSSAQAALPSTGPSAPTASGAMSQTAAAVCSSRFRVIKLDHGTGEPYRRGRWTCMEYYDRDSDGGGVLSRTGDCIRHSSTFEQAAQERDSGLGATGGSVVISAVPASAHGPDSIADSSLAAVSQLLQTEKMNQSSLQQPNFVIGQQQQPVGGAVPQSTAQPVFSGASGASQQMIVPQQPQPQVNPQGVSQAGPNGKGMAPPNVTVGQSSIPVAQQQVQQASIPVTQPQQFAYSQSQIPPVHLLPTQPPGQAEYMQHMTIMQSQGAIQQATTSSAPSTVASSLPMGQVTGQNPSAVGAPVMGASAQPSEAVGQGSGLLQSGQAPASQPALPQPGGVVQPGLGHTGVVQQKSVTQHPMGGSSQVSGMPGAPHAVVPGVQSVPAVVPGTSVPSASTTASAAMPNVPVTLVQSQLTSHPSASRSTGAVQSQHVGHSMMQGAPNAPASLPQASLGQFQTQAQSLVGQIDDTRRKSEPLPQPPLSLIAENKPLVKPPIPDTLANPLQLPASTPMNSLASSVFGISIPVDGDEDRNPSTAFYQAFHFNKLHESKSTWDRYGCLSMECIHAECVWCKCCCH, encoded by the coding sequence ATGTCCAAGATGCCGGCCAAGAAGAAGAGCTGCTTCCAGATCACCAGCGTGACCACGGCGCAGGTGGCCAGCAGCATCACCGAGGACACCGAGAGCCTGGATGACCCGGATGAGTCCCGCACCGAGGACGTGTCTTCTGAAATCTTTGATGTTTCCCGAGCCACCGACTATGGCCCCGAGGACGTCTGCGAGCGGAGCTCCTCGGAAGAGACTCTCAACAACGTGGGCGAGGCCGAAACTCCCAGCAGCGTCTCACCCAATCTCCTTTTGGACGggcagctggctgtggctgcttctGGGGTGCCTGCAGGCCCCAACGGGGGGGCTGTGCCCAAAAGTTcggctgtgcccctgccagctgttgctcctggcactgctgtggggggaggcagcagtgctcaggctgCCTTGCCCTCCACAGGGCCTTCTGCACCAACTGCCTCCGGGGCCATGTCTCAGACGGCggctgctgtgtgcagctcaCGCTTCAGGGTGATCAAGCTGGACCACGGTACTGGGGAGCCCTACAGGCGAGGCCGATGGACGTGTATGGAGTACTATGACCGGGACTCAGATGGTGGTGGTGTTCTGAGCAGGACGGGGGATTGCATtaggcacagcagcaccttcGAACAGGCTGCTCAAGAGAGAGATAGTGGCCTCGGTGCCACAGGAGGTTCTGTTGTGATCTCGGCTGTGCCAGCGTCAGCCCATGGCCCCGATTCTATAGCTGAcagctccctggctgcagtgtcacagctgcTTCAGACAGAGAAAATGAACCAGTCCTCTCTACAGCAACCTAATTTTGTCATTGGGCAACAGCAACAGCCTGTGGGTGGGGCCGTGCCTCAGAGTACTGCTCAGCCTGTGTTTTCTGGGGCTTCGGGAGCAAGTCAGCAAATGATAGTACCACAGCAACCACAGCCACAGGTAAATCCACAGGGTGTTTCACAGGCTGGACCCAACGGGAAAGGCATGGCACCTCCAAATGTGACAGTAGGGCAGTCAAGCATTCCTGTGGcccagcagcaggtgcagcaggCAAGCATACCAGTGACTCAGCCTCAACAATTTGCTTATTCTCAGTCCCAGATTCCACCAGTGCATCTACTGCCGACGCAGCCTCCTGGGCAGGCTGAATACATGCAGCACATGACAATTATGCAGTCTCAAGGAGCTATTCAGCAGGCTACTACAAGCTCTGCTCCAAGTACTGTGGCCTCCAGCCTTCCTATGGGGCAGGTGACGGGCCAAAACCCCTCAGCTGTGGGAGCGCCAGTGATGGGGGCGTCAGCGCAGCCCAGCGAAGCAGTCGGACAGGGATCGGGGCTGTTGCAGAGTGGCCAGGCACCAGCGAGCCAGCCTGCCCTCCCGCAGCCGGGAGGTGTGGTGCAGCCAGGCCTTGGACATACGGGGGTTGTGCAACAGAAATCTGTGACTCAGCATCCAATGGGGGGAAGCAGTCAAGTGTCAGGAATGCCTGGTGCTCCCCATGCTGTGGTCCCTGGAGTTCAGAGCGTGCCTGCGGTTGTGCCCGGTACAAGTGTGCCTAGTGCGTCCACCACCGCCTCTGCTGCTATGCCAAACGTCCCTGTTACGCTGGTCCAGTCCCAGCTGACGAGCCACCCTTCTGCCAGCAGAAGCACTGGCGCGGTCCAGTCCCAGCACGTTGGACACTCGATGATGCAAGGTGCGCCCAACGCACCCGCCAGTCTGCCTCAGGCAAGCCTCGGACAGTTTCAGACCCAGGCCCAGTCCTTAGTAGGCCAGATTGATGATACTAGAAGAAAATCGGAACCCCTACCTCAGCCACCACTTTCTCTTATAGCTGAAAATAAACCTCTTGTGAAGCCTCCCATTCCAGACACTCTAGCAAATCCTCTTCAGTTACCTGCAAGTACTCCAATGAACAGTCTTGCCAGCTCTGTTTTTGGCATATCCATTCCTGTTGATGGTGATGAAGACAg